One genomic segment of Helicoverpa zea isolate HzStark_Cry1AcR chromosome 22, ilHelZeax1.1, whole genome shotgun sequence includes these proteins:
- the LOC124641416 gene encoding uncharacterized protein LOC124641416: MRILFKNILDKDVQLMLWPLNLMQYMMLCPKYQIKNNLITPNNLISNIISIIATSYRQKMFQVYVDLLECYSILKKCFQQFVSNFQLAIIALLSWFVKDLMWQSLICLRCEKFYIAMQKVKDSCSIILNRNSSDDVRKLCKNVLRLHRASFSKIRACGLFYVDAALQLALMGLLTNYIVFLLQFRFL, translated from the exons ATgcgtatattatttaaaaatatattggacAAGGATGTGCAGCTTATGCTTTGGCCTTTAAACCTGATGCAGTATATGATGTTGTGTCCCAAATATCAAATCAAAAACAACCTTATTACTCCTAATAACTTAATCTCTAATATCATTTCAATTATTGCAACA AGCTATagacaaaaaatgtttcaagtcTACGTTGACTTATTGGAATGTTATAGCATTTTAAAGAAATGTTTTCAACAATTTGTAAGtaat tttcagctaGCGATCATTGCATTATTGAGTTGGTTTGTTAAAGATTTAATGTGGCAATCACTAATATGCCTGCGTTGCGAGAAATTTTACATAGCTATGCAAAAAGTTAAAGATTCATGCTCAATTATTCTGAATAGAAACAGCtcag ATGATGTGAGAAAGCTATGCAAGAACGTGCTGCGCTTGCACCGCGCGTCATTCAGCAAGATACGCGCATGCGGACTGTTCTACGTAGACGCGGCGTTACAACTCGCTCTTATGGGTCTACTCACTAactatattgtatttttgttacagtttaggtttttgtaa
- the LOC124641567 gene encoding uncharacterized protein LOC124641567, which produces MSIELSRITEKLDFGFQLFEQLTIFWTCKNIYLVFVFSSHCETFYMTVSDVNDVCSRILGQIQCTDEGRKLCKNVNRYNRSEFSVMTACRVFNIVGRMPHQFLSLVVNYTVVLLQFAFMHES; this is translated from the exons ATGAGTATAGAACTATCAAGAATTACGGAGAAATTAGAT TTTGGATTTCAACTCTTTGAACAGCTCACCATCTTCTggacttgcaaaaatatttacttggtCTTCGTATTTAGTTCGCACTGTGAGACGTTCTATATGACTGTTTCTGATGTAAACGATGTTTGTAGCAGGATTTTGGGACAAATACAATGTACTG ATGAAGGCAGAAAGCTGTGTAAAAACGTCAACAGGTACAATAGATCGGAGTTCAGCGTGATGACAGCTTGTCGCGTCTTCAACATCGTCGGGAGAATGCCGCATCAGTTCCTCTCCTTAGTCGTGAACTACACAGTTGTATTACTGCAGTTTGCATTTATGCATGAATCGTAA